Proteins from one uncultured Anaeromusa sp. genomic window:
- a CDS encoding MFS transporter, translated as MQQQSTLWTRDFLIDSLANLFLYLTYYLLILTITVFASEAFGATPSQAGLASGLFILGALVARLFAGRSIEGLGCKRMLYMGLGLLLVTTVLYFTVGNLQALYAVRFFNGLAFGICSTATGTIAAHLIPKERRGEGMSYYAMSGTIASAIGPFLGMVLCRYSTMDMIFLLCTLLALCSLGGVLFLRVPPLQLTEEQRRQAASWRPESFFESKALPIAFLSLLMGFCYSSVLGFLTSYTKEIGLLGAGSFFFIVYAAVVFLSRPLTGRLFDQKGENMVMYPSFVFFALGMLLLSQVQAEGMLLLGGACIGLGFGTFFSCAQALAVKVSPKHRMGLATSTFYILLDGGIGIGPFLLGMLVPSLGFRGLYAIMAALVLACGILYRLLHGAKAGREEKELAA; from the coding sequence ATGCAGCAACAATCTACATTATGGACGCGAGACTTTCTGATTGACTCGTTGGCGAATCTGTTTCTTTACTTGACGTACTATTTATTGATTCTGACGATTACCGTCTTTGCCAGCGAGGCCTTTGGGGCGACGCCCAGCCAGGCGGGATTGGCCTCGGGGTTGTTTATTCTAGGAGCATTGGTGGCGAGGCTCTTTGCCGGCCGCTCAATTGAAGGTCTTGGCTGTAAGCGCATGCTGTACATGGGTTTAGGACTGCTGCTGGTGACAACGGTGCTTTATTTTACTGTCGGGAATTTGCAGGCGCTCTATGCGGTGCGGTTTTTTAACGGTCTGGCTTTTGGTATTTGCTCCACGGCCACAGGTACTATTGCGGCGCATTTGATCCCTAAAGAGCGCCGTGGCGAAGGCATGAGCTACTATGCTATGAGCGGCACGATTGCTTCGGCTATCGGGCCGTTTTTAGGGATGGTTCTTTGTCGGTATAGTACGATGGACATGATCTTTCTTCTTTGCACCCTGCTGGCGTTATGTTCTTTGGGCGGCGTTCTTTTTCTGCGGGTGCCTCCCTTGCAACTGACGGAAGAACAGCGGCGGCAGGCGGCAAGCTGGCGACCAGAGAGCTTTTTTGAATCCAAGGCGCTGCCGATTGCCTTTCTCAGCTTGCTCATGGGTTTTTGTTATTCCAGTGTTCTTGGCTTTTTGACTTCCTATACGAAGGAAATCGGTCTTCTGGGAGCAGGCAGCTTTTTTTTCATCGTCTATGCGGCGGTTGTTTTTCTTTCACGCCCGCTGACAGGACGGCTTTTTGACCAAAAAGGAGAAAACATGGTGATGTATCCTTCGTTCGTATTTTTTGCGCTGGGCATGCTTTTGCTTAGCCAGGTACAGGCGGAAGGGATGCTGTTGTTGGGAGGAGCTTGCATTGGCCTAGGTTTTGGCACGTTCTTCTCCTGTGCTCAGGCTTTGGCCGTCAAGGTGTCTCCGAAGCATCGCATGGGTCTGGCTACGTCGACCTTTTACATTCTTTTAGACGGCGGCATCGGCATCGGACCGTTTTTGCTGGGCATGCTAGTGCCTTCGTTGGGCTTTCGGGGTCTGTACGCCATCATGGCGGCGCTGGTATTGGCTTGCGGTATTCTCTATCGTCTGCTGCATGGAGCTAAGGCTGGCCGGGAGGAAAAAGAGCTGGCGGCCTAG
- a CDS encoding MarR family transcriptional regulator gives MLGFFKQCLPLQRRIVGKLNEQLGQFGLSYSQWTVLYYVKNHGAAVLAEIAVHYGVKKPVITRSVQTLEAEQLVEQLPSRDRREKLIHLTAKGEETYAAGRILIDELEQEALAGLTEAEVATLFAAMKTIRKNLQA, from the coding sequence ATGCTGGGATTTTTTAAGCAGTGTTTACCGTTGCAGCGCAGGATTGTCGGTAAGTTAAACGAACAGTTAGGGCAGTTTGGCTTATCGTATTCACAATGGACGGTCTTGTACTATGTAAAAAATCACGGTGCTGCTGTTTTAGCGGAAATTGCCGTCCATTACGGCGTGAAAAAGCCAGTGATTACGCGCTCGGTGCAGACCTTAGAAGCGGAGCAGCTAGTGGAACAGCTTCCCAGCCGAGATCGGCGGGAAAAATTGATTCATCTAACAGCCAAAGGCGAAGAGACCTACGCCGCCGGGCGTATTTTGATTGATGAGTTGGAGCAAGAGGCGTTGGCTGGCCTTACGGAGGCGGAAGTAGCAACGCTGTTTGCCGCTATGAAAACGATACGAAAAAATTTACAGGCATAG
- a CDS encoding Xaa-Pro peptidase family protein, translating to MKQDRLHRLLQGMEAVEMPQMLVSDPASLYYLTGQWFSPGERMLALYVSLEREPLLFLNELFPLQEELGVEVVRFDDTQDAVVKVAERVRKNCLMGVDKNWPARFLLRLMELGGGSRFVNGSAVLDRLRMCKDQEEISLMRAASRVNDRAMKHLIELIPKELSEKAMARQLLDIYEGLGAQGFSFTPIVAYGAHAADPHHKTSTGTVRTGDCVLFDVGCKKDSYCADMTRTVFYRQVTPLGRKVYETVLAANRRAIDAVKPGVRFCDIDAAARQVIEAAGYGANFTHRTGHSIGLETHDFGDVSAVNTEPVQPGMIFSIEPGIYLPGQLGVRIEDLVLVTDDGCEVLNAYPKELTIVE from the coding sequence ATGAAACAAGATCGTCTGCACCGGCTGTTGCAAGGAATGGAAGCTGTGGAAATGCCGCAGATGCTGGTGTCGGATCCGGCGTCGCTTTATTATCTGACCGGACAGTGGTTTTCGCCAGGAGAACGGATGCTGGCTTTATATGTAAGCTTGGAGCGGGAGCCTCTGCTCTTTCTTAATGAGCTGTTTCCGCTGCAGGAAGAACTGGGCGTGGAGGTTGTGCGTTTTGATGACACCCAAGACGCAGTGGTTAAAGTAGCGGAGCGGGTTCGTAAGAATTGTCTTATGGGCGTGGATAAGAATTGGCCAGCGCGGTTTTTACTGCGCTTGATGGAGTTGGGAGGCGGCAGCCGCTTTGTTAATGGCTCGGCGGTTTTGGATCGCCTGCGCATGTGTAAGGATCAAGAGGAGATCTCCTTGATGCGAGCGGCGTCTCGCGTCAATGACAGGGCTATGAAGCATTTGATCGAATTGATCCCGAAGGAGTTGTCCGAAAAAGCCATGGCCCGGCAGCTTTTGGATATTTATGAAGGCTTAGGAGCTCAAGGCTTTTCTTTTACGCCTATTGTCGCTTATGGAGCTCATGCCGCCGATCCGCATCACAAAACCAGCACAGGTACGGTACGGACAGGAGACTGTGTGCTTTTTGATGTGGGCTGTAAAAAGGATTCCTATTGTGCGGATATGACGCGGACGGTCTTTTATCGTCAAGTGACGCCGTTAGGGCGCAAAGTGTATGAAACAGTGCTGGCGGCTAACCGGCGCGCGATTGACGCAGTGAAGCCGGGCGTGAGGTTTTGCGATATCGATGCGGCGGCGCGGCAAGTCATCGAGGCTGCCGGATACGGAGCTAATTTTACCCATCGCACGGGGCATTCCATCGGTTTGGAAACGCATGATTTTGGTGACGTATCCGCCGTCAACACGGAGCCTGTACAGCCAGGTATGATTTTTTCGATTGAACCGGGCATTTATTTGCCGGGGCAGTTGGGCGTTCGTATCGAAGACTTGGTGCTGGTTACAGACGACGGTTGTGAGGTGCTCAATGCGTATCCGAAAGAGCTGACAATTGTGGAGTAA